A part of Gramella sp. MAR_2010_147 genomic DNA contains:
- the rfbB gene encoding dTDP-glucose 4,6-dehydratase — protein MNILITGGAGFIGSNFIPYFLESNPGYTVINLDLLTYAGDLNNLKEIERHPRYKFIQGNINDEKLVKGLFSEFNIKGVINFAAESHVDNSIEEPEVFIKTNINGTFTLLSSAYRHWMAEPGVYKENYKESRFHQISTDEVYGSLGAKGLFTEETPYAPNSPYSASKASGDMLVRSYHHTYGMNTVISNCSNNYGPKQNNEKLIPTVIRKALAGESIPIYGDGQNIRDWLYVRDHCIALNAIFRKGKSGEIYNVGGNNELDNLSVANKICGILDKKKPLERGSYRELIKFVKDRAGHDRRYAVDSSKIQKELGWSPNENFESGLHRTIEWYLNQ, from the coding sequence ATGAATATTCTTATAACCGGAGGTGCAGGCTTTATAGGCTCTAATTTTATTCCTTATTTTCTGGAATCAAATCCCGGGTATACCGTGATTAATTTGGATTTACTAACATACGCAGGCGACCTCAATAACCTGAAGGAGATTGAAAGGCATCCAAGATATAAATTCATTCAGGGAAATATTAATGACGAAAAACTTGTAAAAGGTCTTTTTTCAGAATTTAATATTAAAGGAGTTATAAATTTTGCGGCAGAATCTCATGTAGATAATTCTATAGAAGAGCCTGAAGTTTTTATAAAGACCAATATAAATGGCACATTTACTCTTTTAAGCAGCGCATATCGCCACTGGATGGCTGAACCTGGTGTTTATAAAGAAAATTATAAAGAATCGAGATTCCATCAAATTTCTACAGATGAGGTCTATGGTAGTTTAGGAGCGAAAGGTCTTTTTACAGAAGAAACACCTTATGCTCCAAATTCTCCTTATTCTGCCAGTAAAGCTTCTGGAGATATGCTCGTAAGAAGCTATCATCATACTTACGGAATGAATACGGTTATTTCAAACTGTTCTAATAATTATGGTCCTAAGCAAAATAATGAGAAGTTAATACCTACGGTAATTAGAAAAGCACTTGCCGGGGAATCTATACCTATTTATGGAGATGGCCAGAATATCAGGGATTGGTTATATGTGCGGGATCATTGTATCGCACTTAACGCCATATTTAGAAAAGGTAAAAGTGGCGAAATATATAATGTTGGAGGAAATAATGAGCTGGATAATCTTTCAGTCGCAAATAAAATATGTGGTATTCTGGACAAAAAGAAACCCCTGGAGCGTGGTAGTTACCGGGAGCTTATAAAATTTGTTAAAGACAGAGCGGGCCATGATCGTCGCTATGCGGTAGATTCCTCAAAAATTCAAAAAGAACTAGGCTGGAGTCCAAATGAAAATTTTGAATCTGGATTACATAGAACTATAGAATGGTATTTAAATCAGTAA
- a CDS encoding DUF2723 domain-containing protein: MTDFNFSKWNKILGWLVFLIALTTYTLTLEPTASFWDAGEYIATSANLEVGHPPGAPFYQMMGAFFSTFAPDNTKVALMVNFMSGFASAVAIMFMFWSISLLVLKVAGPVAKLTSSKKIAVLGSALVGSLAFTFTDSFWFNAVEAEVYAMAACFMSVMFYLGLLWERDMFTPRGNRWIILISLVIGLSFGVHFMGLLTLPAIGFLYFFKNYKKVTVKNFIIANVVVVAVLMFIFKLLLPYTLTFFSASELFFTNSLGMPFNTGTVVALLVIIAVFYFGINYTRKKNLYKYNTLLLCILFVLVGFSSWVMLPIRSNAPTVINENSPDNARELLAYYNREQYGETHLFYGPQWSEMYSGLDSDNPYDDAKPKYEKDEKLGKYIIVNDYKNAKQNLDDDHKAILPRMWSTEHAVNYMEFTGPLDFKIKSEYQGEERLLQAVNEFKNQFSRGERDMEDYHSFLRQMSEYLDIQKPTFAENIAYLLEYQVGYMYWRYFMWNFTGRQDDIQGKYNDLHGNWLSGIDFIDEMHIGSQDELPSDVKNNKARNTYFFLPLLLGLIGLVFHLKKDKKNFWVLMVFFLFTGIALKIYLNERPFEPRERDYALVGSFYVFAIWIGFGVYAIFDKLRNSISPKILAPVVVAVSLLCVPTLLASENWDDHDRSGRDTALTMARMYLDSVDENGILFTIGDNDTFALWYVQQVEKYRTDVRIINTSLLATDWYIDQMKRKAFESDAIPSQLENDFYNGKNDAIFLREVTQDTIPIKTWMNYIENEDPRTQAELQSGTFINTFPSRYVRIPVNKQTVLQNNIVDSSEADEIVDHIDIAIGDQILYKNRLLMLDILANNNWERPIYFTGGSFGDEDYLWMKDYLQLEGVTYKLVPIRTPLNPRNPFDMGRVNTNKMYNIVKNWDWGNMGSDDIYHDPETRKNSITYRSNLARLTENLLNEGDTIHAEEILDLGMKQMPVEYYEYYTLLEPFITGYYEVNKPEKAREIWEKVAKKYQENLNFYSNWEVERQYRYADEIITDMERYRGLVDMMMVYEDRETARKKAEEFNNYLRLFRHFYREDEEIDADVKSPQEEILKGLDGAVPVESMIDSTSLDTVEE; encoded by the coding sequence ATGACTGATTTTAACTTTAGTAAGTGGAATAAAATACTGGGCTGGCTGGTATTTTTGATCGCTTTGACCACTTACACCCTTACTTTAGAACCAACGGCAAGTTTCTGGGATGCCGGTGAATACATTGCAACTTCTGCTAATCTTGAGGTAGGACACCCGCCGGGAGCGCCTTTTTACCAAATGATGGGTGCCTTCTTTTCTACTTTTGCTCCAGATAATACCAAAGTTGCCTTAATGGTGAACTTTATGTCTGGTTTTGCCAGCGCCGTTGCCATCATGTTCATGTTTTGGTCTATAAGTTTACTGGTACTTAAAGTTGCCGGACCGGTTGCAAAATTAACCTCGTCAAAAAAAATAGCTGTTCTTGGTAGTGCCTTAGTAGGATCTCTGGCTTTTACTTTTACCGATAGTTTCTGGTTTAATGCGGTGGAGGCTGAAGTTTATGCCATGGCCGCATGCTTTATGTCTGTCATGTTCTATCTGGGGCTTTTATGGGAAAGGGACATGTTTACTCCTCGTGGGAATCGCTGGATCATTTTGATCTCATTAGTGATAGGACTTTCCTTCGGGGTTCATTTTATGGGACTTCTAACCTTACCGGCTATTGGATTTCTTTATTTCTTCAAGAACTATAAAAAAGTTACCGTTAAAAACTTCATTATTGCCAATGTGGTGGTAGTTGCTGTATTGATGTTTATTTTTAAACTCCTGCTGCCCTATACACTTACGTTCTTTTCTGCTTCAGAATTGTTTTTCACCAACAGTCTGGGTATGCCTTTCAACACAGGAACTGTGGTGGCTTTACTCGTAATTATCGCTGTATTCTACTTCGGAATAAATTATACTAGAAAAAAGAACCTTTACAAATACAACACTTTGCTATTATGCATCCTGTTTGTGCTTGTAGGATTTTCCAGCTGGGTGATGCTTCCTATAAGAAGTAACGCGCCAACGGTGATCAATGAAAATAGTCCTGATAACGCCCGCGAGCTACTGGCGTATTACAACCGCGAACAATATGGTGAAACACATCTTTTCTATGGCCCACAGTGGTCTGAAATGTATTCAGGCTTAGATAGTGACAACCCATATGATGATGCGAAACCCAAATATGAAAAGGATGAAAAACTTGGCAAGTACATTATTGTAAATGATTACAAAAATGCCAAACAGAACCTTGATGACGACCACAAGGCGATATTGCCAAGAATGTGGAGTACCGAACATGCGGTGAATTATATGGAATTTACCGGGCCGCTGGATTTCAAAATAAAATCTGAATACCAGGGCGAAGAAAGACTGCTTCAGGCAGTAAATGAATTTAAAAACCAATTTTCGCGAGGAGAACGCGATATGGAAGACTACCACAGTTTCCTAAGGCAAATGAGTGAGTACCTGGATATCCAGAAACCAACCTTTGCCGAAAATATTGCCTATTTACTGGAATATCAGGTGGGCTATATGTACTGGCGTTATTTCATGTGGAATTTCACGGGACGACAGGATGATATTCAGGGAAAATACAATGACCTCCATGGTAATTGGCTTAGTGGTATCGATTTCATAGACGAAATGCATATTGGTTCCCAGGATGAACTGCCTTCAGACGTAAAAAACAATAAGGCACGCAACACCTATTTTTTCCTACCACTATTACTAGGATTAATAGGCCTAGTTTTTCATCTGAAAAAGGATAAAAAGAATTTCTGGGTCCTCATGGTATTCTTCCTGTTTACCGGAATTGCCTTAAAAATTTATTTGAACGAACGTCCTTTTGAACCGCGTGAAAGAGATTATGCCCTGGTTGGGTCATTTTATGTCTTTGCCATCTGGATAGGCTTTGGGGTCTACGCGATCTTTGATAAACTTCGAAATTCTATCAGTCCAAAAATTCTTGCTCCCGTAGTGGTCGCGGTAAGCTTACTATGTGTACCTACATTATTAGCTTCAGAGAACTGGGACGATCATGATAGATCTGGCAGAGATACCGCACTAACTATGGCTCGCATGTATCTGGATTCGGTAGATGAAAATGGAATTTTATTCACCATTGGTGATAATGATACTTTTGCCCTGTGGTATGTACAGCAAGTGGAAAAATACCGTACAGATGTCCGGATTATCAACACCAGCCTTCTGGCTACAGACTGGTATATAGACCAGATGAAGCGTAAAGCTTTTGAAAGTGATGCCATTCCATCTCAGCTTGAAAATGATTTCTATAACGGCAAAAATGACGCTATTTTCTTGAGAGAAGTCACTCAGGACACCATTCCTATTAAAACCTGGATGAATTATATCGAAAATGAAGATCCGCGTACCCAGGCAGAACTTCAGAGTGGAACTTTCATCAATACCTTCCCTTCTAGATATGTCCGGATTCCGGTAAACAAGCAAACCGTTCTTCAAAATAATATCGTAGATAGTTCTGAAGCTGATGAAATTGTAGACCATATAGATATTGCTATTGGTGACCAGATCCTTTATAAGAACCGCCTTCTAATGCTGGATATTCTGGCAAATAACAACTGGGAAAGACCTATTTATTTTACCGGTGGTAGTTTTGGCGATGAAGATTACTTATGGATGAAAGATTATCTTCAGTTAGAAGGAGTCACCTATAAGCTGGTTCCTATTCGCACCCCTCTAAATCCCAGAAACCCATTTGATATGGGAAGGGTGAACACCAATAAAATGTACAATATCGTTAAGAACTGGGACTGGGGTAATATGGGATCAGATGACATCTATCACGATCCTGAAACACGCAAAAACTCTATAACCTACAGAAGTAATCTGGCCAGGTTAACCGAAAACCTTTTAAATGAAGGGGATACCATTCATGCAGAAGAGATCCTGGATCTTGGAATGAAACAAATGCCTGTGGAATACTATGAATATTACACGCTACTGGAACCTTTCATTACCGGGTATTATGAAGTAAATAAACCTGAAAAAGCTCGAGAGATTTGGGAGAAAGTCGCGAAGAAATATCAGGAGAATTTAAATTTCTACAGCAATTGGGAAGTAGAACGCCAATACAGATATGCTGATGAGATCATTACAGATATGGAGCGTTACCGCGGACTTGTAGATATGATGATGGTTTATGAGGACAGGGAAACAGCAAGAAAAAAAGCTGAAGAATTTAATAATTACTTAAGACTATTCAGGCACTTTTACAGAGAAGATGAAGAGATAGATGCGGATGTAAAGTCACCGCAGGAAGAAATCCTGAAAGGGCTTGACGGTGCTGTTCCGGTAGAAAGCATGATTGATTCCACTTCTCTGGATACAGTGGAGGAGTAA
- a CDS encoding polysaccharide deacetylase family protein has protein sequence MKLFLPKYPALLRLLYPERITKIENPNAIYLTFDDGPVPEVTPWVLDVLAEYDAKATFFCIGENVKKHLDIFKRIQEEGHQPANHTFNHLNGWKFSKSEYFENTWKAEISMNIELEVKRTTNPELRAPTYKLFRPPFGRIKNSQARTLKKAGYKIVMWDVISGDYNNQFSAEKCFKNIIENASAGSTVVLHDSIKASKNLKIILPEILEYYKEKGLEFRSLKDVL, from the coding sequence ATGAAACTATTCCTTCCGAAATATCCTGCGCTTTTAAGACTGCTGTATCCGGAAAGGATTACAAAGATCGAAAACCCTAATGCCATTTACCTCACTTTTGATGACGGGCCGGTTCCCGAAGTCACTCCATGGGTACTGGACGTGCTTGCAGAATATGATGCCAAAGCCACTTTTTTTTGTATTGGCGAAAATGTGAAAAAACACCTTGATATCTTCAAGAGAATCCAGGAAGAAGGACATCAACCCGCTAATCATACTTTCAACCATTTGAATGGATGGAAATTCTCAAAATCAGAATATTTCGAAAACACCTGGAAGGCTGAGATATCTATGAATATAGAGCTGGAGGTCAAAAGAACTACAAACCCCGAACTAAGAGCTCCAACCTATAAACTATTTCGCCCCCCCTTTGGAAGAATTAAAAATTCACAGGCCAGGACACTTAAAAAAGCAGGTTATAAGATTGTAATGTGGGACGTAATTAGTGGAGATTATAATAATCAATTTTCCGCAGAAAAATGTTTTAAAAATATCATTGAGAATGCCTCTGCCGGAAGCACCGTAGTACTTCATGATAGTATAAAAGCATCAAAAAATTTAAAGATCATTCTTCCAGAAATACTCGAATATTATAAAGAAAAAGGTCTGGAATTCAGAAGTCTTAAAGATGTTCTTTAA
- a CDS encoding thioredoxin family protein: protein MSKFGELVDLDIPVLLDFYTEWNDASVAMHPVLRDVAAALGDKAKVIKIDVDKNSQLAEALRVKGLPTLMIYKSGEMKWRHSGEQDANTLIGLLKEHL from the coding sequence ATGTCAAAATTTGGTGAGTTAGTAGATTTAGATATTCCTGTTCTTTTAGATTTCTACACAGAGTGGAATGATGCCTCTGTTGCAATGCATCCAGTGTTAAGGGATGTCGCTGCGGCGTTAGGAGATAAGGCAAAAGTGATAAAGATCGATGTAGATAAGAACTCCCAGTTAGCTGAAGCACTTCGCGTAAAAGGGCTTCCCACCTTAATGATCTATAAATCTGGTGAGATGAAATGGAGACACAGCGGGGAACAGGATGCCAATACCTTAATAGGCTTGCTTAAAGAACATCTTTAA
- a CDS encoding NAD-dependent epimerase/dehydratase family protein — MKILVTGAAGFIGFHLCEKLIKEGHEVVGLDNVNNYYSQELKLARLEELGVKSDHDLKFNRAYKSSLHKNFAFFRMKLEDRQELPELFKTENFDIVCNLAAQAGVRYSLENPEAYIDSNLVGFANVLECCRNHNIKHLIYASSSSVYGQNKKIPFSTEDRVDEPISLYAATKRSNEIMAYTYSHLYNLATTGLRFFTVYGPWGRPDMAMFLFTDAITKGKTLKVFNEGNLERDFTFVDDIVNGVMAVINRIPSEKDLKYNLYNIGKSRPVNLMSFIEEIETQLGLNAKKELMPMQPGDVDKTWANSQPLMKHFDYKPTVEIKEGVEKYLKWYKAYYS, encoded by the coding sequence ATGAAAATACTCGTTACAGGCGCAGCAGGATTTATAGGTTTTCATTTATGTGAAAAATTAATAAAGGAAGGTCATGAGGTTGTTGGTCTGGATAACGTAAATAATTATTACAGTCAGGAGTTAAAACTTGCAAGATTAGAAGAGCTTGGAGTAAAAAGTGATCATGATCTTAAATTTAATAGGGCGTATAAAAGTTCTTTGCATAAGAACTTTGCTTTTTTCAGAATGAAGCTGGAAGATCGGCAAGAGCTTCCGGAATTGTTTAAAACAGAAAATTTTGATATTGTGTGCAATCTTGCTGCACAGGCGGGCGTTCGCTACAGTTTGGAAAATCCGGAGGCTTATATAGACAGTAACCTGGTAGGATTTGCTAATGTGCTTGAATGCTGTCGCAACCATAATATTAAGCACTTGATCTACGCCAGTAGTTCCAGTGTATATGGGCAGAATAAAAAAATTCCATTTTCTACAGAAGACAGGGTCGATGAACCTATAAGCCTCTATGCAGCTACTAAAAGAAGTAATGAGATCATGGCTTATACCTATAGTCATTTGTATAATTTAGCGACTACAGGATTAAGATTTTTTACCGTTTATGGTCCCTGGGGCCGCCCGGATATGGCTATGTTCTTATTTACAGATGCTATCACAAAAGGAAAAACTTTAAAGGTTTTCAATGAAGGGAATTTAGAACGTGACTTTACTTTTGTAGACGATATCGTTAACGGTGTAATGGCTGTAATTAATCGAATTCCTTCTGAAAAAGACTTAAAATATAATCTTTATAATATTGGAAAAAGCAGGCCGGTAAACTTGATGAGTTTTATAGAGGAAATTGAAACCCAGTTAGGCTTGAACGCTAAAAAAGAATTAATGCCAATGCAGCCGGGAGATGTAGATAAAACCTGGGCCAATTCACAACCTTTAATGAAACATTTTGATTATAAGCCTACTGTTGAAATTAAAGAAGGAGTGGAAAAGTATCTTAAATGGTATAAAGCATATTATTCTTAA
- a CDS encoding metallophosphoesterase has protein sequence MRWFILAAIYLIVDIYAYQALRVFTKNTWVAVIYFIVSAIVIGNLFYQFNQPSPNDGFGGGRGYAIGIFLAFFAGKIVLLLGMLGEDVVRIPLAGIEKFFGSSKSFDMPSRRKFISTIAIGLAAIPFAGLLYGMYKGRYNFRVLRYTLYFEDLPKAFDGYRISQISDVHSGSFDNKEKIRYGVDLLKDQNSDLVVFTGDLVNNKASEMEDWKDLFSEVKARDGVYSILGNHDYGDYHNWESQTAKEENLDKLKKTHAEMGWNLMLNENRFIEKNGERIALVGVENWGAGGFKKAGDLEKAGAGVDEKDFKILLSHDPSHWEQEVKKHPKKYHLTMSGHTHGMQFGIEIPGWFKWSPVQYRYKHWAGIYEEAGRYINVNRGFGFLAYPGRVGIWPEISVIELKKGSKPA, from the coding sequence ATGCGTTGGTTTATTTTGGCCGCGATCTATTTGATCGTAGATATTTATGCATATCAGGCTTTAAGGGTGTTTACTAAAAATACCTGGGTCGCGGTGATCTATTTCATTGTTTCAGCAATAGTGATTGGGAATTTGTTTTATCAATTTAACCAGCCTTCTCCAAATGATGGTTTTGGTGGTGGACGCGGTTATGCCATAGGGATCTTTTTAGCATTTTTTGCCGGAAAGATCGTTCTCCTGTTAGGAATGTTAGGTGAAGACGTAGTGCGTATTCCTTTGGCGGGAATTGAAAAATTCTTTGGATCTTCTAAGAGTTTTGATATGCCCTCCAGAAGAAAATTCATAAGTACTATAGCGATTGGTCTGGCAGCTATTCCCTTTGCCGGCTTGCTTTATGGAATGTATAAGGGCCGTTATAACTTCCGTGTTTTAAGATATACGCTATATTTTGAAGATCTTCCTAAGGCTTTCGATGGTTATCGCATTAGCCAGATCAGCGATGTTCATAGTGGTAGTTTTGATAATAAGGAGAAAATCAGGTATGGTGTTGATCTTTTAAAAGATCAAAATAGTGATCTTGTAGTTTTTACCGGAGACCTGGTGAATAACAAGGCTTCTGAAATGGAAGACTGGAAGGATCTTTTTTCAGAAGTTAAAGCACGGGATGGTGTTTATTCTATCCTGGGGAATCATGATTATGGGGATTACCATAACTGGGAGAGCCAGACTGCAAAAGAGGAAAATCTTGATAAATTGAAAAAGACCCATGCTGAAATGGGCTGGAACCTGATGCTGAATGAAAACAGGTTCATTGAGAAAAACGGGGAGCGTATTGCTTTAGTAGGAGTAGAGAACTGGGGAGCCGGCGGTTTTAAAAAAGCAGGTGACCTGGAAAAGGCTGGAGCGGGAGTAGATGAGAAGGACTTTAAAATTCTTTTAAGTCACGATCCTTCACACTGGGAGCAAGAAGTGAAAAAGCATCCTAAGAAATATCATTTAACTATGAGCGGGCATACTCACGGGATGCAATTCGGGATCGAAATTCCCGGTTGGTTCAAATGGAGTCCTGTTCAATATAGATACAAACACTGGGCGGGTATTTATGAAGAGGCCGGCAGGTATATAAATGTAAACCGCGGATTCGGTTTTCTAGCCTATCCCGGGAGGGTTGGCATTTGGCCGGAAATAAGTGTGATAGAACTGAAAAAAGGTTCGAAACCCGCATAA
- a CDS encoding N(4)-(beta-N-acetylglucosaminyl)-L-asparaginase, with translation MKRKIFIKNTGIAGATLIASPSLFSNPILNNLNMTKTTPVAVATWNFQNATKKAGKMLESGSKALDAVEQGVMIEEANLKNTTVGNGGAPDRDGNVTVDACIMSPDGDAGAVVYLKEIEHPVSVARKVMEETPHVMLAGEGALQFAIQQGFKKKNLLTEDSEKAWKDWLEHKEYKPIINIENHDTIGMLCLDDKGDIAAACTTSGLSYKVNGRVGDSPIIGAGLFLDNEVGGAVGTGMGEAIMKSVGSFLIVELMRNGMSPQEACKEAVIRTIRKAPNYKDFQVAYVALNKQGEIGSYCIHKGFSYAKFHKGESTDNLSASYLDE, from the coding sequence ATGAAACGCAAAATATTTATAAAGAATACAGGAATTGCGGGAGCTACACTAATTGCTTCTCCATCCCTATTCTCTAATCCGATATTAAACAATTTGAATATGACTAAAACAACTCCGGTTGCAGTAGCAACCTGGAATTTTCAAAATGCAACAAAGAAAGCCGGGAAAATGCTTGAATCTGGCTCTAAGGCTTTGGATGCAGTTGAGCAGGGTGTAATGATAGAAGAGGCCAATTTAAAAAATACAACAGTGGGAAATGGTGGTGCTCCAGACAGGGACGGCAATGTTACTGTTGATGCCTGCATTATGTCACCCGATGGTGATGCTGGCGCCGTGGTTTATCTAAAAGAGATCGAGCACCCGGTTTCGGTGGCCAGGAAAGTAATGGAAGAAACTCCACATGTAATGCTGGCTGGTGAAGGAGCTCTACAATTCGCTATTCAACAGGGATTCAAAAAGAAAAATCTATTGACAGAAGATTCTGAAAAAGCCTGGAAAGACTGGCTGGAACATAAAGAATACAAACCCATTATCAACATTGAAAATCACGATACTATTGGGATGCTATGTCTGGATGATAAGGGTGATATTGCAGCTGCCTGTACAACCTCCGGACTATCTTATAAAGTGAATGGTCGTGTAGGTGATTCGCCAATTATTGGTGCTGGTTTATTTCTAGACAATGAAGTTGGGGGCGCTGTTGGGACCGGAATGGGAGAAGCCATCATGAAAAGCGTAGGCAGTTTTTTAATTGTTGAACTTATGCGAAATGGAATGTCACCTCAGGAAGCCTGCAAAGAGGCAGTGATCAGAACTATTCGAAAAGCACCTAATTATAAAGATTTCCAGGTAGCCTATGTGGCCCTGAATAAACAGGGTGAAATTGGATCTTACTGTATTCATAAAGGATTTAGTTATGCCAAATTTCATAAAGGAGAAAGCACCGATAATCTAAGTGCTTCTTATTTGGATGAATAA
- the rfbA gene encoding glucose-1-phosphate thymidylyltransferase RfbA: MKGIILAGGSGTRLYPITRGVSKQLLNVYDKPMIYYPLSVLMLAGIKEILIITTPEDLANFEKLLGDGSDLGISLSYKSQPSPDGLAQAFLIGKEFIGKSDVALILGDNIFYGQGFTGLLKNSVNNVVNDKKATVFGYYVNEPSRYGVAEFDSKGNVISVEEKPEIPKSNFAIAGLYFFPNSVVEIAHRVKPSERGELEITSVIQAYLKASNLKLEVMGRGYAWLDTGTHESMLEASNFIHTIEKRQGLKVACLEEIAFERGYITRDQLLKLAEPLSKNTYGEYLLKRAKNL, encoded by the coding sequence ATGAAAGGAATAATACTAGCCGGTGGTTCAGGTACCAGACTTTATCCTATTACCAGGGGAGTTTCTAAACAACTTCTGAATGTGTATGATAAGCCGATGATCTATTATCCTTTATCTGTTCTGATGCTCGCCGGTATAAAGGAAATTCTCATCATCACAACACCCGAAGATCTGGCTAATTTTGAAAAACTGCTCGGTGATGGCTCAGATTTAGGGATCAGCTTAAGTTATAAATCACAGCCCAGTCCTGATGGCCTTGCACAGGCTTTTCTTATAGGAAAAGAGTTTATAGGAAAGTCCGATGTTGCACTTATCTTAGGGGATAATATTTTTTACGGACAGGGTTTTACAGGACTTTTAAAGAATTCTGTGAACAATGTCGTAAATGATAAGAAAGCTACCGTATTTGGATATTATGTTAATGAACCTTCCAGGTATGGTGTGGCGGAGTTTGACAGTAAAGGAAACGTAATAAGTGTTGAAGAGAAACCTGAAATTCCAAAAAGTAATTTTGCGATAGCCGGATTGTATTTCTTTCCTAATTCGGTCGTGGAGATAGCTCATCGCGTGAAACCCAGTGAGAGAGGGGAATTGGAGATTACTTCCGTAATTCAAGCCTACTTAAAAGCTTCGAATTTGAAATTAGAGGTTATGGGAAGGGGTTATGCCTGGCTTGATACGGGTACTCACGAATCAATGCTGGAGGCATCCAACTTTATTCATACCATAGAGAAGAGGCAGGGATTAAAGGTTGCCTGTCTTGAAGAAATAGCCTTTGAAAGGGGGTATATCACCAGGGATCAGTTATTGAAATTAGCTGAACCGTTAAGCAAGAATACTTATGGAGAATATCTTTTAAAAAGAGCTAAAAATTTATAG
- a CDS encoding UpxY family transcription antiterminator, with protein MPWYVVVRTKPQHEIKTAQFLEKAGIEVFCPVITEVRQWSDRKRKVTVPLFKSYIFVKIQEKDRNAIFNAPGVLGFLKWLQKPAIAKDDEIEAIRSWLNNDRLGDFQVNQLKEGDEVEIKSGKMTNKKAIVKEVGNKKLKLILNELGWTLTANIQDLV; from the coding sequence ATGCCCTGGTATGTAGTAGTTCGAACAAAACCACAACATGAGATAAAGACGGCTCAATTTTTAGAGAAAGCTGGTATTGAAGTCTTCTGCCCGGTAATTACCGAAGTACGTCAATGGAGTGATCGCAAAAGAAAAGTTACAGTCCCGTTATTCAAGTCTTATATTTTTGTGAAAATTCAGGAGAAAGATAGAAATGCCATTTTTAATGCCCCTGGGGTTCTAGGTTTTTTGAAATGGTTACAGAAACCTGCGATTGCAAAAGATGATGAGATAGAAGCTATTAGATCCTGGTTAAATAATGACCGATTAGGTGATTTCCAGGTAAATCAATTAAAAGAAGGTGACGAGGTGGAGATTAAATCAGGGAAAATGACGAATAAAAAGGCCATCGTTAAAGAAGTAGGCAATAAAAAATTAAAGCTTATTCTCAATGAGCTTGGGTGGACACTTACCGCTAATATTCAGGATTTAGTATAA